In Streptomyces sp. P3, one DNA window encodes the following:
- a CDS encoding DUF6308 family protein has translation MDAAERLAQKIETLSRMFTEAEPASLRTGYLAATPSAGCPVPQGSTATALVPRWNEHPCGLLVPATIQPPAPIDLGAAYLTPDEIFGFDLPADYAVRQLERLPLEGVIRFCAQVLNALELPGVSVQAVEAHFTGEWLDEPVRSRVRNLLRDETRRLLVPQTLMPPARRAMEVSPDTVPEHLPDGDVIGALFSLTQVMGRHPDPGPSVITDRPGTLGRPHPSLWLALHAALREDDHALHRQLLELLQSAGVPETVSALRVCDVAVWTRHRAEGHARPR, from the coding sequence GTGGACGCCGCAGAGCGCCTCGCCCAGAAGATCGAAACGCTGAGCAGGATGTTCACGGAGGCCGAGCCCGCGTCTTTGCGTACCGGCTATCTGGCCGCCACCCCTTCGGCCGGGTGCCCGGTGCCGCAGGGATCCACCGCGACGGCTCTCGTGCCCCGCTGGAACGAGCACCCCTGCGGCCTGCTGGTGCCCGCCACCATCCAGCCGCCCGCGCCGATAGACCTGGGCGCGGCGTATCTCACGCCGGATGAGATCTTCGGGTTCGACCTGCCCGCCGACTACGCCGTGCGCCAGCTGGAACGTCTCCCGCTTGAAGGCGTCATACGGTTCTGCGCCCAGGTGCTCAACGCCCTGGAGTTGCCCGGCGTGTCCGTGCAGGCCGTTGAGGCGCACTTCACCGGTGAGTGGCTGGATGAGCCGGTCCGCAGCCGTGTCCGGAACCTGCTTCGGGACGAGACCCGCAGGCTGCTCGTTCCTCAGACCCTCATGCCGCCGGCCCGCAGGGCCATGGAGGTATCCCCGGACACGGTGCCGGAGCACCTCCCCGACGGCGACGTCATCGGCGCTCTGTTCAGTCTCACTCAGGTCATGGGCCGTCATCCCGATCCCGGCCCGAGCGTCATCACGGACCGGCCCGGCACACTGGGCCGCCCGCATCCCTCGCTCTGGCTTGCGCTGCATGCCGCGCTCCGCGAGGACGATCATGCCCTGCATCGCCAGTTGCTCGAGCTGCTCCAGAGCGCGGGGGTGCCGGAGACGGTGAGTGCGCTGCGGGTATGCGACGTGGCGGTGTGGACGAGGCACCGGGCGGAGGGTCACGCCCGTCCTCGCTGA
- a CDS encoding 5,10-methylenetetrahydrofolate reductase, with the protein MASPETVTAAELMDRTRDGVLLFGLTPPRRTTTPEQADAVAAAALTRLRSVQVDGLILYDVDAEADRSEAPRPFPFMPMMDPAHFLDGHLADWAGPVIVYRAVGKYTGDQLDRWWSQADRDRVLTVLVGAASRHQVVRTSLPEAYRRHAGLSLPPRMGGVVIAERHAASGTEHARMLHKQDVGCEFFVSQVCYDLDHTRNLLSDYTLGCRDQGLDPKPVVLTLAPCGSVKTLEFMTWLGIEVPRWLQAEITRGDPLAASYEQCLLNARALIAYCRRLGLPFGINVESLTNRKLEIDASIDLVREIRDLLG; encoded by the coding sequence ATGGCTTCCCCCGAGACCGTGACGGCCGCCGAGCTCATGGACCGTACCCGTGACGGCGTCCTGCTCTTCGGCCTGACCCCGCCACGGCGGACCACCACCCCCGAGCAGGCCGACGCCGTCGCCGCCGCGGCCCTGACCCGGCTCCGGTCGGTGCAGGTCGACGGGCTCATCCTCTACGACGTGGACGCCGAGGCCGACCGGTCCGAGGCCCCGCGACCGTTCCCGTTCATGCCGATGATGGACCCGGCCCACTTCCTCGACGGCCACCTCGCCGACTGGGCCGGCCCGGTGATCGTCTACCGCGCCGTGGGCAAGTACACCGGCGACCAGCTGGATCGGTGGTGGTCGCAGGCCGACCGCGACCGGGTGCTGACCGTCCTGGTCGGCGCGGCCTCCCGGCACCAGGTGGTCCGGACGAGTCTTCCCGAGGCCTACCGCCGGCATGCCGGGCTCTCCCTCCCGCCGCGGATGGGCGGCGTGGTCATCGCCGAACGGCACGCCGCCTCGGGGACGGAGCACGCACGCATGCTGCACAAGCAGGACGTCGGCTGCGAGTTCTTCGTCTCCCAGGTCTGCTACGACTTGGACCACACCCGCAACCTGCTCTCCGACTACACCCTCGGCTGCCGTGACCAGGGCCTGGACCCGAAGCCGGTGGTGCTGACCCTGGCCCCGTGCGGGTCGGTGAAGACCCTGGAGTTCATGACCTGGCTCGGCATCGAGGTCCCGCGATGGCTCCAAGCCGAGATCACTCGCGGCGACCCCCTCGCCGCGTCGTACGAGCAGTGCCTCCTCAACGCCCGGGCCCTGATCGCGTACTGCCGCCGCCTCGGCCTGCCTTTCGGGATCAACGTCGAGAGCCTCACCAACCGCAAGCTGGAGATCGACGCCTCCATCGACCTCGTCCGGGAGATCCGGGACCTGCTGGGCTGA
- a CDS encoding amidohydrolase family protein → MKTLLTGGTVVSMDPAVGDLARGDVLIEDGVIVEVAERIDAPDAEVIDATDRIVMPGFVDNHRHTWQTAFRGIGADWTFAEWAAAMHGTVKPHYQPEDVYAGTRLGRLEALNSGVTIMLDWYHVAQTPEHEDAALSALRDAPGRSIFCLGAGWGTTDPVDTAIRRVRSQLGDGGPVSMALGLRGPEAAGMDAVAHELKLAAELGLRTSLHVDITAGAVADLRGHGLLRDTTTFVHGNGLSDDELRMLADAGSSLSISPDVELKMGFGWPMTGRALAAGLRPTLSVDDVPSAAGDMFSTMRTAFAVQRGLDGGLRSRDLLAFTTIDAAASCGLDHRSGSITPGKDADIILLRADDLTVFPVTDPAATIVSAGHPGLVDTVLVAGRVVKRDGVLLDVDLAALRTRLLESRNRIAAAAGIRLDGTWRPEAVSE, encoded by the coding sequence ATGAAAACCCTGCTCACTGGCGGCACCGTGGTCAGCATGGACCCGGCTGTCGGCGATCTCGCCCGCGGTGACGTGCTCATCGAGGACGGCGTGATCGTCGAGGTCGCCGAACGGATCGACGCACCGGACGCCGAGGTGATCGACGCGACCGACCGGATCGTCATGCCCGGCTTCGTCGACAACCACCGCCACACCTGGCAGACCGCATTCCGAGGCATCGGCGCGGACTGGACGTTCGCAGAGTGGGCGGCGGCCATGCACGGCACGGTCAAACCCCACTACCAGCCCGAAGACGTCTACGCGGGCACCCGCCTCGGCCGCCTGGAGGCCCTGAACTCCGGCGTGACCATCATGCTCGACTGGTACCACGTCGCGCAGACTCCCGAGCACGAGGACGCCGCCCTCTCCGCGCTGCGCGACGCGCCCGGGCGGTCGATCTTCTGCCTCGGCGCCGGATGGGGCACCACCGACCCCGTCGACACCGCCATCCGCCGCGTCCGCTCCCAGCTCGGTGACGGCGGCCCGGTCTCCATGGCCTTGGGACTCCGAGGCCCCGAAGCCGCCGGAATGGACGCCGTCGCCCATGAACTGAAATTGGCCGCCGAACTCGGCCTGCGCACCAGCCTGCACGTCGACATCACAGCCGGGGCCGTCGCCGATCTGCGCGGGCACGGCCTGCTGCGGGACACCACCACCTTCGTGCACGGCAACGGACTCAGCGATGACGAGCTGCGCATGCTCGCCGACGCGGGCAGCTCCCTGTCGATCAGCCCTGACGTCGAGCTGAAGATGGGCTTCGGCTGGCCGATGACCGGCCGGGCGCTGGCCGCCGGACTGCGCCCGACCCTATCTGTCGATGACGTCCCCTCGGCCGCCGGTGACATGTTCTCCACCATGCGTACCGCCTTCGCCGTGCAACGCGGCCTGGACGGCGGCCTGCGCTCCCGCGATCTGCTCGCCTTCACCACCATCGACGCCGCCGCCTCATGCGGTCTCGACCACAGGAGCGGCAGCATCACACCCGGCAAGGACGCCGACATCATCCTGCTCCGCGCCGACGACCTGACCGTCTTCCCGGTCACCGACCCGGCCGCCACCATCGTCAGCGCCGGCCACCCCGGCCTGGTCGACACCGTCCTCGTCGCCGGCCGCGTGGTCAAACGCGACGGCGTACTGCTGGACGTGGACCTGGCGGCACTCCGGACCCGACTGCTCGAATCACGCAACCGGATCGCGGCGGCCGCCGGCATCCGACTCGACGGCACATGGCGCCCCGAGGCGGTGTCAGAGTAG
- a CDS encoding amino acid permease has translation MIALGGVIGAGLFVGSGAGIAAAGPSIVLAYALSGVLVMLVMRMLGEMSAANPASGSFSVHAERAIGPWAGFTAGWMFWTLLCVGVGAEAIGAAGIMIGWFPGTPSWMWVLLFMTAFCGTNLAAVRNFGEFEFWFAALKVGAISLFLVLGGLAIFGILPGTQAPGTAHLTGDGGFLPLGTNGLVIGLLTSVFAYGGLETVTIAAAESEHPVRGVATAVRTAMWRIGVFYVGSMLVIVTLISWSDPAVTTSGPYVAVLDHLDIPAAGQLMNVILLIALLSAMNANIYGSSRMAYSLTARGQGPKALGTVTSGVPRRAVIASSAFGFIAVLLSYWWPETVFTWLLNTVGAAVLVVWGFIAAAQLRMRRKLEREAPETLVVKMWAFPALTWAALAGVLAILALMAREGDTRVQLYFTGGLTLALSLIGCLRQKTQTARA, from the coding sequence ATGATCGCCCTCGGCGGTGTCATCGGCGCGGGCCTGTTCGTCGGCTCCGGCGCCGGCATCGCGGCCGCCGGGCCATCGATCGTCCTCGCCTACGCATTGTCCGGCGTGCTGGTCATGCTGGTGATGCGCATGCTCGGCGAGATGTCGGCGGCGAACCCGGCCTCCGGATCGTTCTCGGTGCACGCCGAACGTGCGATCGGGCCGTGGGCGGGCTTCACGGCCGGCTGGATGTTCTGGACGCTGCTGTGCGTGGGCGTCGGTGCCGAGGCGATCGGCGCCGCGGGCATCATGATCGGCTGGTTCCCGGGCACCCCGTCCTGGATGTGGGTCCTGCTGTTCATGACCGCGTTCTGCGGCACGAACCTCGCGGCGGTCCGCAACTTCGGTGAGTTCGAGTTCTGGTTCGCGGCACTGAAGGTCGGCGCGATCTCCCTCTTCCTGGTCCTGGGCGGCCTCGCGATCTTCGGCATCCTGCCCGGCACTCAAGCCCCCGGCACGGCGCACCTCACCGGGGACGGCGGCTTCCTGCCCCTCGGTACGAACGGCCTGGTCATCGGCCTGCTCACCTCGGTGTTCGCCTACGGCGGCCTGGAGACGGTCACCATCGCCGCCGCCGAGTCCGAACACCCGGTCCGCGGTGTGGCCACAGCGGTGCGCACCGCGATGTGGCGTATCGGCGTCTTCTACGTCGGGTCCATGCTGGTCATCGTCACGCTCATCTCGTGGAGCGACCCCGCCGTCACCACCAGCGGCCCCTACGTGGCGGTCCTCGACCACCTCGACATCCCCGCCGCCGGCCAGCTCATGAACGTCATCTTGCTCATCGCCCTGCTGTCCGCGATGAACGCCAACATCTACGGCTCCTCCCGCATGGCCTACTCGCTGACAGCCCGCGGACAGGGCCCGAAAGCACTCGGCACGGTCACCAGCGGAGTGCCGCGGCGCGCGGTGATCGCCTCCTCCGCCTTCGGCTTCATCGCGGTCCTGCTGAGCTACTGGTGGCCGGAGACCGTTTTCACCTGGCTGCTCAACACGGTCGGCGCGGCCGTGCTGGTGGTGTGGGGCTTCATCGCCGCCGCCCAGCTGCGGATGCGCCGGAAGCTGGAGCGGGAGGCGCCCGAGACTCTGGTCGTGAAGATGTGGGCCTTCCCCGCCCTGACCTGGGCGGCGCTCGCGGGAGTGCTGGCGATCCTGGCCCTCATGGCCCGCGAGGGCGACACCCGCGTGCAGCTGTACTTCACCGGCGGCCTGACCCTTGCCCTCTCCCTCATCGGCTGCCTGCGGCAGAAAACCCAGACCGCCCGTGCCTGA
- a CDS encoding PLP-dependent aspartate aminotransferase family protein translates to MPGKSTTTVHADRGIHPTRTVAPPIYQTATFWAEDGETFAQGAVEPRGKDFYTRFGNPNHAQVAAVVAELEGTEAAMVTASGMAALTTAVLAVVSAGDHVIGQRSTYGGTGSVLMNLLPRLGVSTTQVDQTDPEAFAKALTPQTRLILVETPSNPLLQITDLRAVADLARAHDVLTMADNTFATPLNQRPADLGIDLVWHSATKYLNGHSDVSAGVIAGPAELLDRIWDVGLLTGATLGPIDAWLLLRGMRTLPLRVPRHNANGLALAEALSEHPAVAWVHYPGLSSHPQHKLAADQMSGFGGVLGIEFTGGFETADAFLGKLRYSLRSASLGGVESLAVHPASMWRGMLSEDQIAESVPLGLVRLAAGTEDTADLVADALAAADAVHATASA, encoded by the coding sequence ATGCCGGGCAAGAGCACCACCACCGTTCACGCCGATCGCGGGATCCATCCCACTCGCACGGTGGCACCGCCCATCTACCAGACGGCGACGTTCTGGGCCGAGGACGGCGAGACGTTCGCGCAGGGCGCCGTCGAACCGCGGGGAAAGGACTTCTACACCCGCTTCGGCAACCCCAACCACGCCCAGGTCGCGGCCGTCGTCGCGGAGCTGGAGGGCACTGAGGCCGCCATGGTCACCGCGTCCGGGATGGCCGCGCTCACCACCGCCGTCCTCGCCGTGGTCTCTGCCGGTGACCATGTCATCGGGCAGAGGTCCACCTACGGCGGCACCGGCTCGGTGCTGATGAACCTGCTCCCGCGCCTTGGCGTGTCGACCACCCAGGTCGACCAGACCGACCCGGAAGCGTTCGCGAAGGCGTTGACCCCCCAGACCCGCCTGATCCTGGTCGAGACACCGAGCAATCCGCTGCTGCAGATCACCGATCTGCGCGCGGTCGCGGACCTGGCCCGCGCGCACGACGTGCTGACCATGGCGGACAACACCTTCGCCACCCCGCTCAACCAGCGGCCCGCGGACCTCGGCATCGACCTGGTCTGGCACAGCGCGACCAAGTACCTCAACGGCCACTCCGACGTCTCCGCCGGAGTGATCGCCGGGCCGGCCGAACTCCTGGATCGGATCTGGGACGTCGGCCTGCTCACCGGCGCTACGCTCGGCCCGATCGATGCCTGGCTGCTGCTGCGCGGGATGCGCACCCTGCCCCTGCGCGTGCCCCGGCACAACGCCAACGGCCTGGCCCTCGCCGAGGCGCTCAGCGAGCATCCGGCCGTGGCCTGGGTTCACTATCCCGGCCTGTCGTCCCACCCTCAGCACAAACTGGCGGCCGACCAGATGAGCGGCTTCGGCGGGGTGCTCGGCATCGAGTTCACCGGTGGCTTCGAGACGGCCGACGCGTTCCTCGGCAAGCTGCGCTACTCCCTTCGCTCGGCGAGCCTCGGGGGCGTGGAATCCCTGGCCGTGCACCCGGCGTCCATGTGGCGCGGCATGCTCAGCGAGGACCAGATCGCCGAGTCGGTTCCGCTGGGCCTGGTCCGGCTGGCCGCGGGCACCGAGGACACCGCCGACCTGGTGGCCGATGCACTGGCCGCCGCCGACGCGGTCCACGCCACGGCAAGCGCCTGA
- a CDS encoding Lrp/AsnC family transcriptional regulator gives MDDVDRSILAVLEQNGRISNNELAARVGLSPSPCLRRVRQMEEAGVIRGYRALIDPAAVGRSLRVFAGVRLMRHTRADVVAFERGITQLPEVVACHHITGNFDYLLQVEVADLPAYEDFHANQLAALPGVATVTSYVTMKTLSPNSP, from the coding sequence ATGGATGATGTGGATCGGTCGATTCTGGCCGTACTTGAACAGAACGGTCGGATCAGCAACAACGAGCTCGCCGCCCGGGTCGGGCTGTCTCCGTCACCCTGCCTGCGGCGCGTGCGCCAGATGGAGGAGGCCGGGGTCATCCGCGGCTACCGGGCGCTGATCGATCCCGCCGCGGTCGGCCGAAGCCTGCGGGTGTTCGCCGGGGTCCGGCTGATGCGGCACACCCGCGCGGACGTGGTCGCGTTCGAACGCGGCATCACCCAGCTGCCCGAGGTGGTCGCCTGCCACCACATCACCGGCAACTTCGATTACCTGCTCCAGGTCGAGGTCGCCGACCTGCCCGCCTACGAGGACTTCCACGCCAACCAGCTGGCCGCCCTGCCCGGCGTGGCCACGGTGACCAGCTACGTCACCATGAAGACGCTCTCCCCTAACAGCCCATGA
- a CDS encoding PhzF family phenazine biosynthesis protein codes for MSRTREFVQVDVFSTSPYSGNPVAVILDGTDLSDEQMQQLARWTNLSETTFVLPATVPEADYRLRIFTPGGELPFAGHPTLGSARAWLDGGGTPQHADRIVQECAAGLVAVRRGEDTLSFAAPPRIRTGVLDEDYLSQVVAAFGITRERVVAHQWVDNGPGWAVLQLATAEEVLALEPDLALIPDAMVGAIGAYSEGSEYAFELRTFAPGAGVPEDPACGSMNAAVGQWLTSTGAALSTYRVSQGARVGRAARIEVAADPDGTVWVSGAAVICIRGAITL; via the coding sequence ATGTCGCGTACCCGAGAGTTCGTTCAGGTCGACGTGTTCTCCACGAGCCCCTACTCCGGCAATCCGGTCGCGGTGATCCTGGACGGGACGGACCTGAGCGATGAGCAGATGCAGCAACTGGCGCGCTGGACGAATCTGTCCGAGACCACGTTCGTGCTGCCCGCGACGGTGCCGGAGGCTGACTACCGGCTGCGGATCTTCACGCCGGGAGGCGAGCTGCCGTTCGCCGGGCACCCCACCCTCGGCTCCGCGCGTGCCTGGCTGGACGGCGGCGGCACCCCGCAGCACGCCGACCGGATCGTGCAGGAGTGCGCGGCCGGCCTGGTCGCCGTGCGCCGCGGCGAGGACACCTTGTCCTTCGCCGCCCCGCCCCGCATCCGTACCGGCGTACTCGACGAGGACTATCTGAGCCAGGTCGTGGCCGCGTTCGGCATCACGCGGGAGCGGGTCGTGGCTCATCAGTGGGTGGACAACGGGCCCGGCTGGGCTGTGCTCCAACTGGCCACCGCCGAGGAGGTCCTTGCCCTCGAACCCGACCTGGCCCTGATCCCGGACGCGATGGTCGGCGCGATCGGCGCGTATTCCGAGGGATCCGAGTACGCCTTCGAGCTGCGTACGTTCGCCCCGGGCGCCGGCGTTCCCGAGGATCCTGCGTGCGGCAGCATGAACGCCGCCGTGGGGCAGTGGCTCACCTCCACCGGCGCCGCCCTCTCCACCTACCGGGTTTCCCAGGGCGCGAGGGTGGGACGGGCCGCGAGGATCGAGGTCGCCGCCGATCCGGACGGCACGGTCTGGGTCAGCGGCGCCGCCGTCATCTGCATCCGCGGCGCCATCACCCTCTGA
- a CDS encoding amidohydrolase family protein, whose product MHTAGTARLTGEAHLRGTLTPGCLADLTVWAQDPAQCLGDALHDLRPTHTFVGGLLVTPTGTR is encoded by the coding sequence CTGCACACCGCGGGCACCGCTCGCCTGACCGGCGAAGCGCACCTGCGCGGCACCCTCACCCCCGGGTGCCTCGCCGATCTCACCGTCTGGGCCCAGGACCCCGCCCAGTGCCTGGGCGACGCCCTGCATGACCTCAGGCCCACGCACACCTTCGTCGGCGGCCTCCTGGTCACACCGACCGGCACGCGGTAA
- a CDS encoding NAD(P)-dependent oxidoreductase, with protein sequence MNHLSQFDTGVESRHSVNPLRRFTGGCAMGEVAVIGLGGMGRAIARNLVRAGHETVVWNRSAGPAEELAEAGALRAASVAEALQCPVAFSVLSDDTAFAEAFLDSGVLGQAPPGAVHVNVATVSVGLARRAAEAHAAHGIGYVAAPVFGRVSVAKAGALNILAAGRPGLIDRVQPFFDVIGSRTWRLGERPEQANTAKVLGNYLIACVIQSLGEAVSVADAAGADPGQFVELLASTLFPGPVYSGYGSMIAQRRYRPAGFTAALGRKDLHLALDAAAGQAVSLPFGELLRGVFDQAIADGRAADDWAVIAEQQPR encoded by the coding sequence ATGAACCATCTTAGCCAGTTCGACACGGGCGTCGAATCGCGTCATAGTGTGAACCCTCTTAGACGGTTCACAGGAGGTTGCGCGATGGGCGAGGTTGCAGTCATTGGGCTGGGCGGGATGGGGCGGGCGATCGCGCGCAATCTGGTGCGGGCAGGCCATGAGACTGTGGTGTGGAACCGTTCAGCGGGGCCTGCGGAAGAGCTCGCGGAGGCCGGCGCCCTCCGCGCCGCATCGGTCGCGGAGGCCCTCCAGTGCCCGGTGGCGTTCTCGGTCCTGTCCGACGACACCGCCTTCGCGGAGGCCTTCCTCGACTCCGGGGTCCTCGGACAGGCCCCGCCTGGGGCGGTGCACGTCAACGTGGCCACGGTGAGCGTCGGGCTGGCCCGTCGGGCCGCAGAGGCGCACGCTGCACACGGGATCGGATATGTCGCCGCCCCGGTGTTCGGCCGGGTCAGCGTCGCGAAGGCCGGTGCGCTGAACATCCTCGCCGCAGGACGGCCCGGGCTCATCGACCGGGTCCAGCCGTTCTTCGACGTGATCGGATCGCGCACCTGGCGCCTGGGCGAGCGGCCCGAGCAGGCCAACACCGCCAAGGTCCTGGGCAACTACCTGATCGCCTGCGTGATCCAGTCGCTCGGCGAGGCCGTCAGCGTCGCCGACGCGGCTGGCGCCGACCCGGGTCAGTTCGTCGAACTGCTGGCCTCGACACTCTTTCCCGGACCCGTCTACTCCGGATACGGGTCGATGATCGCGCAGCGCAGATACCGGCCGGCCGGGTTCACCGCAGCACTTGGACGCAAGGACCTCCACCTCGCCCTCGATGCAGCAGCCGGTCAAGCGGTCTCCCTGCCTTTCGGCGAACTGCTCAGAGGCGTGTTCGACCAGGCAATCGCCGATGGCCGCGCAGCGGATGACTGGGCTGTGATTGCCGAGCAGCAGCCGCGGTGA
- a CDS encoding ABATE domain-containing protein: MEVGRLFRLDNEVLAFRFTATMSDRAGAQPQERLSDLGRLELWLHAAGLGVPDVSPTELQDALTLREAIYRAGLAVAAGQRPNPGDAAILNGAAAAGQPRPGLENGLAVWRLSKEAPVPDALGVLAADAIHILGGPDRSRIKACEGPGCAGLFLDTSRGTNRRWCSMNTCGNRVKKARLADK; encoded by the coding sequence GTGGAGGTCGGTCGCCTGTTCCGGCTGGACAACGAGGTGCTGGCGTTCCGCTTCACCGCCACGATGAGCGACCGGGCCGGCGCGCAGCCCCAGGAGCGGCTCTCCGACCTCGGCCGACTAGAGCTCTGGTTGCATGCTGCGGGGCTCGGCGTGCCTGACGTCTCGCCCACCGAGCTCCAGGATGCGCTAACGCTGAGAGAAGCGATCTACCGTGCCGGGCTGGCCGTCGCCGCCGGCCAGCGCCCCAATCCGGGTGACGCCGCGATCCTGAACGGGGCCGCGGCCGCAGGACAGCCAAGGCCCGGCCTCGAGAACGGGCTCGCAGTCTGGCGCCTCAGCAAGGAAGCACCGGTACCGGACGCGCTCGGAGTGCTTGCCGCCGACGCCATCCACATACTCGGAGGCCCCGACCGCAGCCGGATCAAAGCATGCGAAGGCCCCGGCTGCGCCGGCCTCTTCCTCGACACCAGTCGCGGCACAAACCGCCGCTGGTGCTCAATGAACACCTGCGGCAACAGGGTCAAAAAAGCCCGGCTCGCCGACAAGTAA